A segment of the Candidatus Doudnabacteria bacterium genome:
GTCCGATTTCACGGATAATTTCCGAACGAACATGGAGCCTTACGAACTGAAACATTTGACCGACCTGGCCCAGAAAACAAACAACGATAATATTTATTCTTTTTCACTTGATCCGGACGGCGTTTTGATCTGTTCGGCCCTGGTAGACCCGCAAACAGGAAAAAAAGTTCCCGAACCTGCCCCGGCTCCGGCCCCTACTTCTACTCCGACTCCTCCGCCTGCTACCGGGGCCTCTGCCGCTAAAACGACCGCTGCAGTTCCCACCGCTGGCAGTGTTCCGACTGTGATCCCAACAGATACGACTCCTGCGGTAACTGAGCCTGAGGTGGTCAGGATGTATGTGGTACAGCCTTGCGAGGGAAAAACCTTAACCGATATCCATGATTGGCTTGTTAATGCCCCTGTTATGGCCAAACTGAATAAAGAAAAAGCAACCGTGGAAATTCAAACCTCCACCGGCAAGCCGATCTCTCCGACCCGCTTCAAACAGTTATCCTTAGCGGGAATTGATGTTAAGTATGCAATATTCAAAGGGAAGGTTGCCTACAATCAGACAGTCCTTTACGACAATACTAAAGGCAGCAAGCCTAAGACGCTTGATTATCTCAATTCAAATTACACTTTGACCCCGTCAGACGTAACGTATCCTGCTTCTACCGCGGACTTTGTCATAATCGTGGGGAAAGATTCGTCATGAAAATCCCTTTAGTGGCGATCATCGGCCTGCCGAACAGCGGAAAATCAACTTTTTTCAACAAGGTTTTGGAAAGGCGGACCGCGCTGACTTATCCCGAAGCCGGCACCACGCGCGACCGCGCTTACGGTCTGGCAAACTGGAACAGATTGGCATTCTATTTGATTGATACGGCGGGGATCATCAAACGGCCGAACTCAGACCTGGAAATAAATATCCAGAAGCAAACGGCAATTGCCCGGGAAGAAGCAGATCTGATTATTCTCTTGGCTGACGGCAAGACCAATCCCTCCACCGAGGATCTGCGGGTGGCCGCACAATTGTCTAAAACCCACAAGCCGATAGTTTTGGGTGTGAATAAAATTGATGTGCGCAATACCAAAACTCAGACTGCAGCCGAAGTTTACCAAAAACTGGGGTTGGGCAGCCCCTTTATGATCTCCTCGGTCAACGGTTCAGGTATCGGCGACATCCTGGATGAAGTTGTAAAAAAACTTAAAAATGAATTCGGTAATCAGGCGCCTGAAGAAACAGAAAGGCTGAAGATTGCATTTGTGGGCCGGCCGAATGTCGGAAAATCATCCTTGATCAATGCGCTTATCAAACAAGAACGGCTGTTGGTGCATAATAAAGCCGGAACCACTCGCTCCACAGTTGAGATTCCTTTTGAATCAAAAGGAAAAAAATTTCTGCTGCTCGACACCGCTGGCATCAAAAAGAAGTGGGACCAGGATAAGGATGTGGAAGCAGCCGCGGCTTTCCAATCCATCCGCACCATCGATCAAACTGATGTGGCATTGTTCGTGGTGGATGCCACAAGCGAGATCATGGTCCAGGACCAGATCATCGCTTCTCAAATTCTTGAGCAAGGAAAGGCTTGCGTTATTCTGTTGAACAAGATCGACCAGCTGGATAAAAAAGCCCAGGACAAACTGCTTGATGTTTTGCCGCACTATCTGCCGCAAATGTGGTTTGTGCCCGTGCTGTTTACGTCAGCGAAAACTTCTCAAGGACTGGATCTTTTGCTAAAATTCGCTCAAGAGGCGTTTAATTCAAGCAAGCGTGAGATCGACCCTTCTGAGCTTGACCAATTTTTGGAAAAAATGCTTGCCGAGAAAATGCCGGGCAAAATGGAAGACCAGCGCTCCCCCAAAATTTATAATTTGAGTCAGATCGGCGTTAATCCCCCGACTTTTAAAATGACGGTTAATTTTCCTGCGGCAATTGCGGAAGCTTGGAAAAAATGGTTTGAAAAACAATTCCGGTTAAAATTCGGTTTTGAAGGCACGCCGATAGAAATTAAATATATTCGACGAGAATGATTCTAATCGTGGGCTTAGGCAATCCGGGCAAGCAATAT
Coding sequences within it:
- the der gene encoding ribosome biogenesis GTPase Der, whose translation is MKIPLVAIIGLPNSGKSTFFNKVLERRTALTYPEAGTTRDRAYGLANWNRLAFYLIDTAGIIKRPNSDLEINIQKQTAIAREEADLIILLADGKTNPSTEDLRVAAQLSKTHKPIVLGVNKIDVRNTKTQTAAEVYQKLGLGSPFMISSVNGSGIGDILDEVVKKLKNEFGNQAPEETERLKIAFVGRPNVGKSSLINALIKQERLLVHNKAGTTRSTVEIPFESKGKKFLLLDTAGIKKKWDQDKDVEAAAAFQSIRTIDQTDVALFVVDATSEIMVQDQIIASQILEQGKACVILLNKIDQLDKKAQDKLLDVLPHYLPQMWFVPVLFTSAKTSQGLDLLLKFAQEAFNSSKREIDPSELDQFLEKMLAEKMPGKMEDQRSPKIYNLSQIGVNPPTFKMTVNFPAAIAEAWKKWFEKQFRLKFGFEGTPIEIKYIRRE